One region of Culex pipiens pallens isolate TS chromosome 2, TS_CPP_V2, whole genome shotgun sequence genomic DNA includes:
- the LOC120415536 gene encoding aromatic-L-amino-acid decarboxylase-like isoform X1, whose protein sequence is METNRFEAPPVVEMQAPEFKDFAKEMVDYIANYLENIRDRRVLPEVQPGYLRPLIPAEAPEKPESWQDVMADIERVIMPGVTHWHSPKFHAYFPTANSYPAIVADMLSGAIACIGFTWIASPACTELEVEMLNWLGKMLGLPEEFLACSGGQAGGVIQGTASEATLVALLGAKAKAIKRAQEEHPEWDENTIVSKLVGYTSNQSHSSVERAGLLGGVKLRSLKADSNLQLRGETLEAAIKQDLADGLLPFYAVCTLGTTNTCAFDRLDELGPVGNKYNVWIHVDAAYAGSAFVCPEYRPLMKGIETADSFNFNPHKWMLVNFDCSAMWLKEPYWIVNAFNVDPLYLKHDMQGSAPDYRHWQIPLGRRFRALKLWFVLRLYGVENIQAHIRRHCAFAKQFEALCVADERFEIFSTVQMGLACFRLKGTNELNEALLKRINGRGKIHLVPSKVNDTYFLRMAVCSRFTEAADIDYSWKEVAASADELLAEKK, encoded by the exons ATGGAAACTAACAGGTTTGAGGCCCCTCCGGTG GTCGAAATGCAGGCTCCGGAATTCAAGGACTTTGCCAAGGAGATGGTGGACTACATCGCCAACTATCTGGAAAATATCCGCGACAG ACGCGTTCTTCCGGAGGTCCAACCGGGCTACCTGCGCCCGCTGATCCCGGCGGAGGCTCCCGAGAAGCCCGAGAGCTGGCAGGACGTGATGGCGGACATCGAGCGCGTCATCATGCCCGGTGTGACCCACTGGCACAGCCCCAAGTTCCACGCGTACTTCCCGACCGCCAACTCGTACCCGGCGATCGTCGCCGACATGCTGAGCGGTGCCATCGCGTGCATCGGATTCACTTGG aTTGCCAGCCCGGCTTGTACCGAGTTGGAGGTCGAGATGCTCAACTGGCTGGGAAAGATGTTGGGTCTGCCGGAGGAATTCCTGGCCTGTTCCGGAGGTCAGGCTGGTGGTGTGATTCAGGGAACTGCCAGCGAGGCTACGCTGGTGGCTCTGCTCGGCGCTAAGGCCAAGGCCATCAAGCGCGCCCAGGAAGAACATCCCGAGTGGGATGAGAACACGATCGTCTCCAAGCTGGTTGGATACACTTCAA ACCAATCCCACTCATCCGTTGAGCGAGCTGGACTCCTCGGAGGTGTTAAGCTGCGCTCGCTGAAGGCCGACTCGAACCTGCAACTGCGAGGTGAAACGCTGGAGGCGGCCATCAAGCAGGACTTGGCCGACGGACTGCTTCCGTTCTACGCCGTGTGCACCCTGGGAACGACCAACACGTGTGCGTTCGATCGTCTCGACGAGCTCGGTCCAGTCGGCAACAAGTACAACGTCTGGATCCACGTGGACGCTGCGTACGCCGGGTCGGCCTTCGTCTGTCCCGAGTACCGTCCGCTGATGAAGGGAATCGAAACGGCCGATTCGTTCAACTTTAACCCCCACAAGTGGATGCTGGTCAACTTTGACTGCAGTGCCATGTGGCTCAAGGAGCCGTACTGGATCGTCAACGCGTTCAACGTCGACCCGCTCTACCTGAAGCACGACATGCAGGGATCCGCTCCGGACTACCGTCACTGGCAAATCCCGTTGGGTCGTCGTTTCCGTGCCCTCAAGCTGTGGTTCGTGCTCCGGCTGTACGGAGTTGAGAACATCCAGGCCCACATCCGTCGCCACTGCGCCTTCGCCAAGCAGTTCGAAGCCCTGTGCGTTGCGGATGAGCGCTTCGAGATCTTCAGCACTGTTCAAATGGGACTGGCTTGCTTTAGACTGAAGGGAACCAACGAGCTGAACGAAGCACTGCTCAAGCGCATCAACGGACGTGGTAAGATTCATCTGGTGCCATCGAAGGTTAACGATACGTACTTCCTACGTATGGCGGTTTGTTCCCGATTTACCGAGGCCGCTGACATAGATTACTCGTGGAAGGAGGTGGCCGCCTCCGCCGACGAGCTGCTGGCCGAAAAGAAGTGA
- the LOC120415536 gene encoding aromatic-L-amino-acid decarboxylase-like isoform X2, which yields MQAPEFKDFAKEMVDYIANYLENIRDRRVLPEVQPGYLRPLIPAEAPEKPESWQDVMADIERVIMPGVTHWHSPKFHAYFPTANSYPAIVADMLSGAIACIGFTWIASPACTELEVEMLNWLGKMLGLPEEFLACSGGQAGGVIQGTASEATLVALLGAKAKAIKRAQEEHPEWDENTIVSKLVGYTSNQSHSSVERAGLLGGVKLRSLKADSNLQLRGETLEAAIKQDLADGLLPFYAVCTLGTTNTCAFDRLDELGPVGNKYNVWIHVDAAYAGSAFVCPEYRPLMKGIETADSFNFNPHKWMLVNFDCSAMWLKEPYWIVNAFNVDPLYLKHDMQGSAPDYRHWQIPLGRRFRALKLWFVLRLYGVENIQAHIRRHCAFAKQFEALCVADERFEIFSTVQMGLACFRLKGTNELNEALLKRINGRGKIHLVPSKVNDTYFLRMAVCSRFTEAADIDYSWKEVAASADELLAEKK from the exons ATGCAGGCTCCGGAATTCAAGGACTTTGCCAAGGAGATGGTGGACTACATCGCCAACTATCTGGAAAATATCCGCGACAG ACGCGTTCTTCCGGAGGTCCAACCGGGCTACCTGCGCCCGCTGATCCCGGCGGAGGCTCCCGAGAAGCCCGAGAGCTGGCAGGACGTGATGGCGGACATCGAGCGCGTCATCATGCCCGGTGTGACCCACTGGCACAGCCCCAAGTTCCACGCGTACTTCCCGACCGCCAACTCGTACCCGGCGATCGTCGCCGACATGCTGAGCGGTGCCATCGCGTGCATCGGATTCACTTGG aTTGCCAGCCCGGCTTGTACCGAGTTGGAGGTCGAGATGCTCAACTGGCTGGGAAAGATGTTGGGTCTGCCGGAGGAATTCCTGGCCTGTTCCGGAGGTCAGGCTGGTGGTGTGATTCAGGGAACTGCCAGCGAGGCTACGCTGGTGGCTCTGCTCGGCGCTAAGGCCAAGGCCATCAAGCGCGCCCAGGAAGAACATCCCGAGTGGGATGAGAACACGATCGTCTCCAAGCTGGTTGGATACACTTCAA ACCAATCCCACTCATCCGTTGAGCGAGCTGGACTCCTCGGAGGTGTTAAGCTGCGCTCGCTGAAGGCCGACTCGAACCTGCAACTGCGAGGTGAAACGCTGGAGGCGGCCATCAAGCAGGACTTGGCCGACGGACTGCTTCCGTTCTACGCCGTGTGCACCCTGGGAACGACCAACACGTGTGCGTTCGATCGTCTCGACGAGCTCGGTCCAGTCGGCAACAAGTACAACGTCTGGATCCACGTGGACGCTGCGTACGCCGGGTCGGCCTTCGTCTGTCCCGAGTACCGTCCGCTGATGAAGGGAATCGAAACGGCCGATTCGTTCAACTTTAACCCCCACAAGTGGATGCTGGTCAACTTTGACTGCAGTGCCATGTGGCTCAAGGAGCCGTACTGGATCGTCAACGCGTTCAACGTCGACCCGCTCTACCTGAAGCACGACATGCAGGGATCCGCTCCGGACTACCGTCACTGGCAAATCCCGTTGGGTCGTCGTTTCCGTGCCCTCAAGCTGTGGTTCGTGCTCCGGCTGTACGGAGTTGAGAACATCCAGGCCCACATCCGTCGCCACTGCGCCTTCGCCAAGCAGTTCGAAGCCCTGTGCGTTGCGGATGAGCGCTTCGAGATCTTCAGCACTGTTCAAATGGGACTGGCTTGCTTTAGACTGAAGGGAACCAACGAGCTGAACGAAGCACTGCTCAAGCGCATCAACGGACGTGGTAAGATTCATCTGGTGCCATCGAAGGTTAACGATACGTACTTCCTACGTATGGCGGTTTGTTCCCGATTTACCGAGGCCGCTGACATAGATTACTCGTGGAAGGAGGTGGCCGCCTCCGCCGACGAGCTGCTGGCCGAAAAGAAGTGA